The sequence atttctctaGGTACCAGCCTTATGTACTGAAATGACAGAAACTAGGTCCAGATCAAACACCCAGTGGAGGGACTCCTCACATCCCTAGCTGTCTGCAGTCTTCAAGCCATAAGCAAGGCTGTGTGGCACATGGCTGCAGCACCTTGGCTGCCCAGTGGCACAAGCACGGATTCATGGATCCAGCCTGGACTGGGGCTACGCTCACCCTCCACAActgcagggcaaggagcagctctgccattccTGTATGCAAGGTGTGTGAAACAGACATGCAGGGTCATTTATGGAATCCACGTGACAACAGTCCATGCAGATATTCGCTAGAAAGCTGAAATGCTGTACCAAGAAGGAGAATGCTGGCATTACCACTAGTTAGTACAAACTGCAGGTGTGGAGAACTGCTAGCTTAGAGCACTCTCAGAATTTTGAATTATCCACTCAATAGCATCCCACCCCTAGAGTAACACAAAAAGATTTACAACAAACAGCAAATGATTTTTTCATcgtcattaaaaataataatgcatcacctgccacagctgcctcagAGCAAAGTCTCAATAATTCCTATTTCTTCagaacaacaaaacatttttcagtaaCTGTCATGAAGTTTAAGAGGGGTGTTTagagcacagaggcacagcacagcatgcAAGAAGAGCCAGTAGTAGCACAGAAGGTACTAGTTAGCAAGGAAAGGGCTGGTAACAGCAATTACAAATTCCTGCCAAGTTCAAAATCTGTAGAGACTTTTCAGTGAAACACACAGGACAAGAAGATCTTTCTGATTTGCAAGAAGCTTGTAAGCCAGTGCCTTCCCTGAAAATGGCAGAATGGAGCAATCTTTAAAAGGAATTGAGCTCTCTCACAGGCAACAGCTCAGCAGGtaccaaaaatatttacagtttctCTAATTTCAAAAGAGATATGTAAATGTAGCCAATGCCTCCAGAGGAATTTTGTCATCATTTTTAAGTGTGCCTAACTTGATCTGGCACACAAGCTTTGCTACCTCTGGGTCAGCCTGAAATTTGGTTGTGAGCCAGGGTTTGTTCCTCTTTCAAGAATATACACTCACACAGACTTTTAAATGGAAACCGGATCAGAACAGAACTGGAATTCAACTGAAATACCTTCCATAAAACAGAGAGCACCCAGCTAGGTAAAGGTACTCTTCAGTGTCTAGAAATGATCCATCACTCCTTCCCCATGCCATGATTTAACAAATTTTCCTCTTACCTTAGGAGAAGCACACAGAAGGGTGGAAAAGAAGGCTTTCTCCTCTCTGATCTAGTTGGTCCTACCAAGTTGGCTTACACTGGCTTGGTCAAGGAGCATCCCTCACAAGGATGAAGGGGTGGCCAAAGCACAGGATTTCTAGCCTAGCAGGAGTTACCTTGGGCAGATTCCCACTGTGCTGAACGCCTCCAGCAATGCAGAACACAATCTCAAACTCCTAACAGCACTCATCCAGCTGTTAGGCAGCAAGGCCTATGCTTCTCTCgcaattccattttttctcaaaaaaactGTAGGACAAAGTGCTCAAGAATAAGcactcccacagctctgcctgtgctgaagagcagctccagggctccaGGCAAAATAGAAAAAGTAAGCACAGGACAGAGCAGTCAGTGCAGCATTACCCAGGTGAGCCAGCACAGTCTCACCTCCTCAAAGAATATGCTTCTGTTTACACTAAATTACTTTTAGCCGAAGGCAAGGAGACAGCTCAATGATGGATATGAACTGGAACAACTGACAAAAGCAGCATAGAAAATATGCTGGTATTAACTGATAAATCCACATTATAAAGGCTGAATGTGAAGTTACATTTTCTACTAGCACTAGCTCCTATAAATAGGTTGCTGAGGTtctataaaaaaatcaattgaaaCACTGGCCACAAAATCtggagaaattaaatataacaTTCAACACACACCACTGACAATTACTACTTCAAAAGAAAGAGTGATTGGgtggggaagagagggagaaaacagaataaagatGTACCTTTCTGGCATTAGAAGATATAGTATTTGCCATCAAGCTTTCCAGGTAACTGCTCAAGCTAATGCCTTTAACAGTAATAATTGCTTCTTGGGTTAGCACAGTCCTGTAAGGGAATAAGGAAAGGTTAACACCTGAGGTGAACTGGACTAACAAATTGTCTCCTAGACACAAAGATGCACACAAATTTCCCTACTTacttttctgggttttctggATGAGGTGTGTAAACCAGTCTCTCGTCAACAGACACCAAGTTTGTGAGTGTAATCTTAAGAAcaaaaacagagctgaaatcCTCACTTCCcacctttcatttttctgttatCAGCAGCACTCAATACTTAATAGCAGAGCACTCAATTTAACGTCAAAATACTGTACACGGACTATAAAACCCAGAACACAGTCAATAGAAAGACCTATAAAGGGTGACACATTTCTCCTATCCTTGATCTAATTATAGCAAAGATCCTATTCACAGGACAGAGCACCAACAGCTTTCTCTGAATGTCCAGTCTGATTTATGGACAGTGGTTAAGAGAGGCTCTTCCAGACCCCCATAGCACCACCTGGATTAGACAGAAAATTCATACTCAGGAAGGACAAGGCCTCTTGTACAGAGACAAGGCTCTCCTACAGACAATCCCACGTTAAATCTGAGATCTATGAGTTACCAGGATACCAAAATCTAGCACAATGCTTCATTCACATTCTatgaaaaaaggcatttcacaTTAAAACTTTTGTTGGAAATGACAGAACTTATTCATCTAAAAGTCAAACTATTTTACATGCATTCTGAGAAATAATCTTacattaaaagcagaattacaAATGTTTGATGATGAAGTATCTAAAtaaggagaagaagaaaaagggaagggaaaaagagtCATCTAAAACACTGATTAAGACCTGTAAAATGTTGCCTCCAATGAAAGACACAGCTACACTTCTAATCTAAATGTTAAGAGCAAAACATCCAACTTCCAGAACTATCAGAAACTTCTTAAGCCACCACTCACATTAGTTGAGCAAAGCTCCATCTTCTTTTCCACTGGATCTACCACAGAATGCTCCTCTATGTAAGTCAGAGTTCTACTTGTTCCTAATatctgaagggggaaaaaaatgttaagtaCCAACATCCAACAAACAAACTGAACCTTAAAACACGTAAGTGCCCAGTTCTCAGTGACcccaaataaacagaaatcCATGGATATCAGAGGATTGTGATCAGTGGTGAGACTTCATTGTGTAGATTGTATCAGCCACAGAGCATGGCACAGACCAGCCTGGAAGGCATcgacagacacacacaaattTCAGCTTTTACTTCGAAGTCAGCTCCAATTCACAGGATGACATAAAAGGGATCCCACGCTTCATAAAGAATGAAGGCTGCAAAAATGTACCGCTTTGACAATACTGGGCAATCCCCACTCCGTGCTGAGCAGACGGTGACTGTGCAGCCTCCCCTGGTTATCCAGGCTCCTGTCAAGGACATCTACTCCCACCACACAGGGATTCATGGGGTTGGGGTACTTCCTCATAGCAGCTTTGATCACAGTATCCCAGGGATGCCtgaggaaggaagaggggagaGTATCTGTAAGTATTTTATATTGAATCGCAAATAATCCCATGATACTAAATCAGGATATAGGTTGTGCAATATGGGACAGGCTGTGCAGCTTCATAGCTCCCAGAAGTCCCTCTGGAATACAGTTATGCTTGGAAAGGCAATACTGAtacaaaaacagaagaaaaaataaattcttctctcCAGACTGAAGCAAGGAATTATTAGCACAAGACTAAGAAAAACGAAGGCAAGGGACAACAGTCACTCACTGCTACAAGTGACATTCCAAGTGGTGCCCACAGAGATGGTGGGAATCTCAGCTCATTCCAGAACTCCACCAGGAAAGCAACCTCACCTAACACTTAAGCTTGCCCTGCTTGGAGAAGAGGGCTAGACTACATGACCTCCAGGAGTCTACTCCACAcaaatttttctgtaattctaagcacaccaaataaaataaagaggaTGTCACCAGCTTCTGCTCCTtcctatagaaaaaaaaaaaaaagaagcaaagtgaaattaaattctactaaaaaaaaaaaatgattgggaaagaaacagatttttagaAAGCCCACCAGCTCACAGCCTGATGTCTGCACCtacactgctgcttccagcacttTGTAAGCATGAATTCCACTTCTGGATACTCTTCTCAGAACTGTTCTACTGTTCTTACAAAACAAAGTTTGATAACCCCAGATTCCTGGGATTGGAGCAGTCCTACTACACAAGGGCAGACTGTCCACACAGCACTTCAGGTACTTCAgatatttccttctgaaacagaGGAGCCTACAGAAACCATGGACTTGATCCAACAGAGAAATTCTGTCCCtaattatttctatattcaGAATAACTGACTGTCCCAACATAATAGCCTTAAAGCCTTTAAAGGTATGTTTAAAAATTCAACAATTGGCATCTAATCTAAGAAGGCTTAGGGGTGCCAACTTGTATTTAAGAGTTGCACTTGGGACCctaaatggattttattttagtctTAAAATAGACTGGTACAGAAAGGCACTGACAGTACAGCACTACAAGAACAAACAGAAAGTtggaaaaataagttatttttctaACAAGAAAAGTGTCAGAAAGCTTTACTGGTGCAAGCAGGAGAAATAAGAGCCCtcaattcctgcagcagaaggagagATGGAGGATTACTCCTTGTTCCATCTTTGGTGACTCTACACCTCCATCAACAGAAGATACACAAActgaaaatgacaaaattctGTTAAACGTCCCTAAGGGATTGAGTCAGAGAGCTGATAAGGCACAACAACATTTTATTAACCATTCAAATTAACTACCTACACCCACACACATTACGCCATAAGACGTGGATGTTCTAATACAGAACTTGATgagaaaatttcaaataaaaatagcttttgcATTCCCTAGGTGACAGATACTCATCTCAGACTCGGGAGTTGTGTCATGCTCGAGAAGCCTCTGCCTGATATTTCCTGCTAGAAACCACAGTTCGCTTACACCAGAGCAGTGCTGAAGCGGAGCACCGAGTACCTGCATCAGTGCAAGGAATTCAGCTGCGCTGAGCTAATTAAAGAAATTCAGAGCAACACATCTGGGATATTTTGTAAATACGTGAAGAACTATCACCCCCGGTGCTCTTCGGGCCTCAAGACTTTGGGAACACCTGTAGCAGAGGAATGATCGGCGGTGGCATTCCCAGGGCGGCACGGGCACTGCCAGGAATCACCGGCGGTGGCATTCCCGAGCTGCACGGGCCCTGCGGAGCCGGCTGCCGGGACAGCTCGCTACACAGCTCCCGATACTTTTCCCCGTCGCTTCCTCGTTAGGCGGAGCTGGAAGCGGAGGGCCAGAACCGCGTTCCATGCAGAAAAGCAATGATGGAGAGAACACTTattcagagctggctgctgggcacacagcGGCACACCTGAGGCTAAGGGACACCGTCACTCTGCCCACACCTCTTGGAACATATCGTAGGCTACATCGCTagtttgggatttatttttggtTAGGGTgtgaaagttatttttcctaAGCACCCAGCCCTTCACCAAGCCACCACGCTGTGGGGCCAGCTCTACCACTCCATCCTGCTGGAATGCTATTCCCGAGACAGGGGAAGCCCAGGCGCGGGGTCCGGCCGCGCAGGAAGCAGCTCGAGACGACGCAGGACCGGCACCACCGGAGCCCGTTCCCggcctccctcctcctcctcctcctcctcctcccgcgcCGCAGCATTCCCATTTCCGCCGTCACCCCGGCGGGACCCGGCTCGCCCCGCACGGCCCGGCTCGGTGAAGCGCCGGGGTCGCTCCGAGCCCTCCTCGCCCGGCCCCTCACCCGAACACGTGCTCCGAGCTCCAGATCTTCATGGCCGCTCCCGGTGCGTCCCTCAGAGCCCGGCGCCAGGGAGGGCGCGCGGCGGCGGTGCCCGGCTGACTGACAGCCTCGCGCCGGCCCGGCGAGCGCGAGCGGCCGCCGggaggg comes from Camarhynchus parvulus chromosome 2, STF_HiC, whole genome shotgun sequence and encodes:
- the PRELID3A gene encoding PRELI domain containing protein 3A is translated as MKIWSSEHVFGHPWDTVIKAAMRKYPNPMNPCVVGVDVLDRSLDNQGRLHSHRLLSTEWGLPSIVKAILGTSRTLTYIEEHSVVDPVEKKMELCSTNITLTNLVSVDERLVYTPHPENPEKTVLTQEAIITVKGISLSSYLESLMANTISSNARKGRDALEWVISKLNTELEELKSTREGIKPAMAAASTEK